Proteins from a single region of Rhea pennata isolate bPtePen1 chromosome 4, bPtePen1.pri, whole genome shotgun sequence:
- the HOPX gene encoding homeodomain-only protein — MATEQPVAPTEEQLEILEYNFCKVNRHPDPTTLCLIAAETGLSEEQTLKWFKQRLAEWRKSEGLPSETGSVRD; from the exons ATGGCCACGGAGCAGCCGGTAGCACCCACCGAGGAACAGCTGGAGATCCTGGAGTACAACTTCTGCAAGGTGAACAGGCACCCCGACCCCACCACGCTCTGCCTCATCGCGGCCGAAACAGGGCTCTCCGAGGAGCAGACACTG aaATGGTTCAAGCAGCGCCTGGCGGAGTGGAGGAAGTCTGAAGGGCTGCCCTCGGAGACTGGGTCCGTCAGGGACTAG
- the SPINK2 gene encoding serine protease inhibitor Kazal-type 2 — protein MAMAVPVPVLVLLPVVLAGLMSLPSTTASIAPACSRYETPGCPRDYNPVCGTDGETYPNECVLCESNRENKKNVQIFQKGSC, from the exons ATGGCGAtggcggtgccggtgccggtgctggTGCTCCTGCCGGTCGTCCTCGCGG GGCTCATGTCGCTGCCCTCCACGACTGCTAGCATCGCG CCCGCGTGCAGCAGGTACGAGACGCCTGGATGTCCGAGGGACTACAACCCAGTCTGCGGGACCGACGGCGAGACGTACCCCAACGAGTGCGTCCTCTGCGAGTCAAACAG ggaaaataaaaagaatgtcCAAATTTTCCAGAAGGGAAGTTGCTGA